A genomic stretch from Nerophis ophidion isolate RoL-2023_Sa linkage group LG14, RoL_Noph_v1.0, whole genome shotgun sequence includes:
- the LOC133567998 gene encoding small ribosomal subunit protein eS8, whose amino-acid sequence MGISRDNWHKRRKTGGKRKPYHKKRKYELGRPPANTKIGARRIHTVRVRGGNKKYRALRLDVGNFSWGSECCTRKTRIIDVVYNASNNELVRTKTLVKNCIILIDSLPFRQWYEAHYATPLGRKKGAKLTPEEEEVLNKKRSKKSQKKYEERKKTAKISTLLEEQFLQGKLLACIASRPGQCGRADGYILEGKELEFYLRKIKAKKGK is encoded by the exons ATGG GTATTTCAAGGGACAACTGGCATAAGCGCCGCAAGACTGGCGGTAAACGTAAACCCTACCACAAGAAGAGGAAGTATGAGCTCGGACGGCCTCCGGCAAACACAAAG ATCGGGGCTCGACGTATCCACACCGTGAGAGTCCGCGGTGGAAACAAGAAGTACCGCGCTCTGAGGCTGGATGTTGGTAACTTCTCATGGGGGTCTGAAT GCTGCACACGGAAGACCAGGATCATTGACGTGGTCTACAACGCCTCCAATAACGAGCTGGTCAGAACCAAGACTTTGGTGAAGAACTGTATTATTTTGATCGACAGCCTTCCCTTCAGACAGTGGTATGAGGCTCACTACGCCACTCCTCTGGGACGCAAAAAAGGAGCCAAACTG ACTCCTGAGGAGGAAGAGGTCCTGAACAAGAAGAGGTCCAAGAAGTCCCAGAAGAAGTATGAGGAGCGCAAAAAGACAGCCAAGATCAGCACTCTGTTGGAGGAGCAGTTCCTGCAGGGAAAACTACTCG CTTGCATCGCCTCCAGACCAGGACAATGCGGCAGAGCAGACGGCTACATCCTGGAGGGCAAAGAACTTGAGTTCTACCTAAGGAAGATCAAGGCCAAGAAAGGCAAATAG